One genomic window of Fusarium keratoplasticum isolate Fu6.1 chromosome 3, whole genome shotgun sequence includes the following:
- a CDS encoding AMP-binding domain-containing protein — translation MTDWTTGIMPLHHVHKPPFTIEAPGYEKVPGETIPRRHPLAKDGLISTPAPDARTVFEIIQRSARLYPNHHAVGSRKLINMHTEKKKVKKNVDGQVQEVEKEWSFFELTGFEYLTYQQYLERVLQLGSGLRKLGLTSEDKLHIFGSTSVGWISTSHAAASQSISIVTAYDTLGPSGVEHSLVQTNCSAMYVDSHLLKTASEPIKKSNVRIVIVNDKTIFAKGGEVEAFKKEHPDLQIITYEELHQLGEENPVEPNPAKPEDLYCVMYTSGSTGLPKGACITHQALVAGVTGLYLCVKECVSDRECILAYLPLAHIFEMALENIVFFIGGTLGYGNPRTLSDISMKNCYGDMREFKPTVMVGVPQVWETVRKGITAKLESASPLLRNLFWGAYSWKAFMTKNKLPLASLFDSVVFGKVRELTGGRMRFTMNGASGISDGTKNFISLVVAPMLAGYGLTETCANGSLGCPLEFSPGAIGPVPASCEIKLVALPELGYSTESATPQGEIWIKGYPVMTKYWDNPEETEKAITPDGWFKTGDIGEFDANGHLRVFDRVKNLVKMQGGEYIALEKLEAVYRGVQTVGNVMVHADPEYSRPIAVIMPNEKVVHEKAKELGVDEGNLHTIHTNKKLVSYVLKDLQGAAKRAGLSSMEVVSAVLITDEEWTSDNGLLTATQKLNRRKITEHFKKDIQATLKATG, via the exons ATGACTGACTGGACAACGGGCATCATGCCGCTGCACCATGTGCACAAGCCTCCATTCACCATCGAGGCTCCTGGCTACGAAAAGGTTCCCGGCGAGACCATTCCCCGACGTCATCCTCTGGCAAAGGACGGCCTCATCAGCACCCCCGCCCCCGACGCCAGAACTGTCTTCGAGATCATCCAGCGCAGTGCCCGCCTCTACCCCAATCACCATGCCGTTGGCTCccgcaagctcatcaacatgcataccgagaagaagaaggtcaagaagaacgTTGACGGCCAGGTCCAAGAGGTCGAGAAGGAGTGGTCCTTTTTCGAACTTACCGGCTTCGAGTATTTGACCTACCAACAGTACCTCGAGCGTGTCTTGCAGCTCGGCTCTGGCCTGCGCAAGCTGGGTCTGACTAGCGAGGACAAACTTCACATTTTTGGCAGCACCAG TGTCGGCTGGATTTCCACATCTCATGCAGCCGCCTCGCAGTCTATTTCCATTGTGACCGCCTACGACACTCTGGGCCCCAGCGGTGTCGAGCACTCTCTCGTGCAGACTAACTGTTCTGCCATGTATGTCGACTCTCACCTGCTCAAGACCGCCTCGGAGCCCATCAAGAAATCCAACGTCAGGATCGTCATTGTCAACGACAAGaccatctttgccaagggCGGCGAGGTCGAGGCGTTCAAGAAGGAGCACCCAGACCTGCAGATCATCACCTACGAGGAGCTTCAccagcttggagaagagaatCCTGTGGAGCCAAACCCGGCCAAGCCAGAAGACCTCTATTGCGTCATGTACACATCGGGTTCGACAGGTCTGCCCAAGGGCGCTTGCATCACCCATCAGGCTCTCGTCGCTGGAG TGACTGGTCTTTACCTGTGTGTCAAGGAGTGCGTGAGTGACAGGGAATGCATTCTGGCCTACCTGCCCCTGGCGCATATCTTCGAAATGGCGCTCGAGAATATCGTCTTCTTTATCGGAGGAACGCTCGGATACGGTAACCCTCGAACCCTGTCGGACATCTCAATGAAGAACTGCTATGGCGACATGCGTGAATTCAAGCCCACGGTCATGGTCGGTGTTCCCCAGGTTTGGGAGACTGTGCGAAAGGGCATCACAGCCAAGCTCGAGTCAGCCAGTCCTCTTCTCCGAAACCTGTTCTGGGGTGCATACAGCTGGAAGGCGTTCATGACCAAGAACAAGCTTCCGCTGGCCAGCCTCTTTGACAGTGTCGTCTTTGGCAAGGTCCGTGAACTGACGGGTGGTCGCATGCGATTCACTATGAATGGCGCTAGTGGCATCTCGGACGGCACCAAGAACTTCATTTCGCTTGTCGTTGCTCCCATGCTTGCTGGTTATGGTCTGACCGAGACCTGCGCCAACGGTTCTCTGGGCTGTCCCCTCGAGTTTTCGCCTGGCGCCATTGGCCCTGTTCCTGCGTCTTGCGAGATCAAGCTTGTCGCGCTCCCTGAGCTGGGTTACTCGACCGAGTCTGCTACTCCCCAGGGCGAGATCTGGATCAAGGGCTATCCTGTCATGACCAAGTACTGGGACAACCCCGAAGAGACGGAAAAGGCCATTACCCCCGATGGATGGTTCAAGACCGGTGATATCGGAGAGTTCGATGCTAATGGACATCTGCGAGTCTTTGACCGTGTCAAGAATCTCGTCAAGATGCAGGGCGGCGAGTACATTgctctggagaagctcgaggccgTTTACCGAGGCGTCCAGACTGTGGGTAACGTCATGGTGCACGCTGATCCCGAATACTCTCGTCCTATTGCTGTCATCATGCCCAACGAGAAAGTGGTGCATGAGAAGGCTAAGGAGTTGGGTGTTGACGAAGGAAACCTACACACCATCCATACCAACAAGAAGTTGGTGAGCTATGTGCTCAAGGACCTCCAGGGTGCTGCTAAGCGCGCCGGTCTGTCCAGCATGGAAGTCGTCTCTGCTGTTCTCATCACCGATGAGGAGTGGACATCCGACAAT GGTCTTCTTACCGCTACCCAGAAGCTGAACCGAAGGAAGATTACGGAACACTTCAAGAAGGATATCCAGGCCACGCTCAAGGCCACTGGATGA
- a CDS encoding Mediator of RNA polymerase II transcription subunit 17 — translation MAPGHDDQPLSLRPNPVADRRPKNIADFIARVNAQPGGFRALSEDKLREEIAAHDAANGDAAEDKDVDMAETGQDEDDEDEDQEVERDPQEVRMEVLRNIEQVNFGLDIIAGNTAFLTLDFLSLLLSKQNPTQAGVTLSQGLRDIAGIGTMGFDKLDDPTVSPAKAKDHEDVAVGWTIMKVNKTRDAAEEACKFLQKEIAAEGRYWDEIVAVQKNGWSISRVPKERHTLGVRFGFSEAASDFRNNGLAPMRRGDDGAVQLDCGRLGGVSERLVVTLEKDGKVTGRSALPAQTTDDAPLEARVLEARNTIFSQELWYEIRREARNLAAYDVKPDGSRLTCDLDPTSKSKLTIELVPLGSQPLLDESLPDNHLAEMAAISLHILLTSAHRHAELIRTRPIPPHVTRTRGQNIHTLVRPVIAYFMHYRHLINATTYVGRIVQSLRHAGLPANFILLTPRVSDPDPADLRAPPSSVPGAMVRNIIPPIDFNLRLTLVPGAVMDVRGRTFLFPVTATYYQVTTPPNSLIARICAPFREGYPTPDALHDYLSTATARVLAEHFRSLLASSPSSTRWVKSIKGDSIRDADKEEFEMRFALTRDPKLLVTGTSQVEGKTLRQEWEWNPDTTPEPASLQDIVQREAKRAFPE, via the exons ATGGCTCCAGGTCACGACGACCAGCCGCTCTCGCTGCGGCCGAACCCCGTCGCCGACCGCAGGCCCAAGAACATCGCAGACTTCATCGCCCGCGTCAATGCCCAGCCCGGCGGCTTCAGAGCTCTGTCCGAGGACAAGCTGCGCGAGGAGATTGCCGCACACGACGCCGCCAATGGGGATGctgccgaggacaaggacgtggacatggccgagaccggtcaggatgaggacgacgaagacgaggatcaAGAGGTAGAGAGGGATCCTCAGGAGGTGCGCATGGAGGTGTTGAGAAACATTGAGCAAGTCAACTTTGGTCTAGACAT CATCGCCGGAAACACAGCCTTCCTCACGCTCgacttcctctccctcctcctctccaagcaGAACCCCACGCAGGCCGGCGTCACGCTGTCGCAGGGCCTGCGCGACATCGCGGGCATCGGCACCATGGGCTtcgacaagctcgacgaccCGACCGTGTCGCcggcaaaggccaaggatcaCGAGGACGTGGCCGTGGGCTGGACCATCATGAAGGTCAACAAGACGCGcgacgccgccgaggaggcctgCAAGTTCCTGCAGAAGGAGATTGCGGCAGAGGGGAGGTACTGGGATGAGATTGTGGCGGTTCAGAAGAATGGGTGGTCTATATCAAGGGTCCCCAAGGAGAGGCACACGCTCGGTGTTCGATTTGGCTTCTCAGAAG CTGCATCCGATTTCAGAAACAACGGTCTCGCTCCTATGCGGAGAGGAGACGACGGTGCAGTCCAGCTCGACTGTGGCCGACTGGGCGGCGTATCAGAACGACTCGTCGTGACCCTCGAGAAAGACGGCAAGGTCACAGGCCGCTCTGCCCTCCCCGCGCAAACGACGGACGATGCCCCCCTGGAGGCGCGAGTCCTCGAGGCCCGCAACACCATCTTCTCGCAGGAGCTCTGGTACGAGATCAGGCGCGAGGCTCGTAATCTGGCCGCATACGATGTCAAGCCCGACGGCTCCCGCCTGACGTGCGACTTGGATCCCACATCCAAGTCCAAGCTGACCATTGAGCTTGTGCCTCTGGGCTCACAGCCGTTGCTGGATGAGTCTCTACCTGACAACCACCTCGCCGAGATGGCGGCCATCTCACTTCACATCCTCCTCACCTCGGCTCATCGCCATGCCGAGCTCATCAGGACACGCCCTATACCGCCTCATGTCACTCGCACGCGAGGCCAGAATATACACACCCTCGTCCGGCCCGTCATCGCCTACTTCATGCACTACCGCCACCTGATCAATGCCACCACCTACGTCGGCCGCATCGTTCAGTCTCTCCGGCACGCCGGCCTCCCCGCCAACTTTATCTTGCTGACGCCCCGGGTCTCGGACCCGGACCCGGCGGACTTGAGGGCGCCCCCGAGTTCGGTTCCGGGGGCCATGGTCCGCAATATCATCCCTCCCATCGACTTCAACCTCCGGCTCACCCTCGTCCCCGGTGCCGTCATGGACGTCCGCGGCCGCACCTTTCTCTTCCCCGTCACTGCCACCTACTACCAAGTGACCACCCCTCCAAACTCGCTCATCGCCCGCATCTGCGCCCCCTTCCGAGAAGGATACCCGACCCCGGACGCCCTACACGACTACCTCAGCACCGCCACCGCCCGCGTCCTGGCCGAGCACTTCCGCTCCCTGCTCgcctcgtctccctcgaGCACCCGGTGGGTCAAGAGCATTAAGGGCGACTCCATCCGCGACGCCGATAAGGAGGAGTTCGAGATGCGCTTCGCCCTCACCCGCGACCCCAAGCTGCTCGTCACGGGCACCTCCCAGGTCGAGGGTAAGACTCTACGACAGGAGTGGGAGTGGAATCCTGACACCACCCCCGAGCCAGCGAGTCTGCAGGACATTGTCCAGCGCGAGGCCAAGAGGGCGTTTCCCGAGTGA
- a CDS encoding Zn(2)-C6 fungal-type domain-containing protein: MSLTARERRNPPPRRKSCAACTKAKRRCDFAVPACLRCSQRCIPCQYPSRTPRGQTTTTNSSSSPETIMPGLLTNESASSTPPAVGQLDEPIVDDFNAVIADIDTNFNELASFDVPLDDATLDLIQPSLELSPPSTKEFGAIPEAITGRLKWSIAEIQKAPSTMVLENQTPWCHALLYKNEMPRSMQDAHAACALYLAKNRVNSPFIFRSIETRVNDLLSAPPPVTPFECLAHTHALLLYQIIRLFDGDIGARASAERMIPAIESSAMALFSHVQFDLDRTSTCSLPLFPIAPTKTFWMDWILQESLRRTLLFTFYFMQIYRIMAGYKGLQCDGRMGLCHSWTLSAHLWHARSPLAFAEAWMNKKHLVVTDALFGKVLQEAMAHDIDVLGRIFISSLLGVDEAEGWFASRGGKL, from the exons ATGTCTCTCACCGCTCGGGAACGCCGCAACCCTCCTCCACGGCGGAAGTCGTGCGCCGCCTGCACAAAGGCCAAGCGGCGCTGCGACTTTGCAGTACCGGCTTGTCTCCGATGCTCGCAGAGATGCATCCCCTGTCAATATCCTTCGCGAACTCCGCGAGGGCAGACCACGACGACGAATTCGTCAAGTTCGCCAGAGACCATCATGCCCGGCCTGCTGACGAATGAGTCGGCATCCTCTACGCCCCCGGCTGTCGGTCAACTCGATGAACCCATCGTGGATGACTTCAATGCTGTCATTGCGGATATTGATACCAACTTTAATGAACTGGCGTCTTTTGATGTTCCTCTTGACGACGCCACTTTGGACCTCATCCAGCCGTCTTTAGAGCTGTCACCCCCGTCTACCAAGGAGTTTGGTGCAATCCCAGAAGCCATCACAGGTCGCCTCAAATGGTCAATAGCAGAGATCCAAAAGGCCCCTTCTACCATGGTCCTCGAAAACCAGACCCCTTGGTGTCATGCTCTCCTGTACAAGAACGAAATGCCACGATCAATGCAGG ACGCACATGCAGCCTGTGCACTGTATCTCGCAAAGAACCGAGTAAACTCCCCCTTCATCTTCCGTAGCATCGAGACCCGCGTCAATGATCTTCTATCAGCACCTCCACCCGTGACGCCGTTCGAGTGCCTTGCGCACACCCACGCTCTTCTCCTGTACCAAATCATCCGACTCTTTGACGGTGACATTGGCGCTAGAGCATCTGCAGAACGCATGATCCCCGCTATAGAGtcctcggcgatggctctGTTTTCTCATGTGCAATTTGACTTGGACCGGACGTCCACCTGCTCCCTTCCCCTCTTCCCGATAGCCCCAACCAAGACATTCTGGATGGACTGGATCCTCCAAGAGTCTCTCCGACGCACACTTCTCTTCACATTCTATTTTATGCAGATCTACCGTATCATGGCCGGCTATAAAGGACTGCAGTGCGATGGGAGGATGGGGCTATGTCACTCCTGGACCCTGTCGGCACATCTATGGCATGCGCGTTCTCCGCTAGCTTTTGCAGAGGCTTGGATGAACAAGAAGCATTTGGTAGTGACAGATGCGCTGTTTGGCAAAGTACTCCAGGAGGCGATGGCCCATGATATAGACGTGCTTGGGCGTATTTTCATCTCGTCCCTTCTGGGGGTGGATGAAGCGGAGGGATGGTTTGCGAGCAGAGGTGGGAAACTCTAG
- a CDS encoding NmrA domain-containing protein, whose amino-acid sequence MSDLTVFVCGATGCQGGAVARYLRSKDVDVHALVRDPTSKKAHDLESIGVKLTPGDYDNKEAIETAMVGCTAIFLVLMPDFTDLTKERTWAKNIYSAGKAAGVKHAVFSSGFSANEPDKLTVMKPGSFVDTVMRNKQVIETETRTAGFEYWTVLRPGNFMANYFEPFVMMYPSLVKDGVWTTALTPTTVLPKVDTVTIGRFGGEALLNPERFHKKEILYADEWLTPDEVMEKLSKAVGRELKTNYLTDEEIDAQKDTNPFITGQLIMRDMGKLTSLKEVKKWGIPLSSFDEFLEREKEAVRETYHKSS is encoded by the coding sequence ATGTCAGACCTTACAGTCTTCGTTTGTGGTGCCACTGGCTGCCAAGGTGGTGCTGTAGCCCGCTACCTTCGATCAAAGGACGTCGATGTCCACGCCCTCGTCCGGGACCCAACCTCCAAGAAAGCCCACGACCTGGAGTCCATCGGAGTCAAGCTCACTCCCGGTGACTATGACAACAAGGAAGCTATCGAGACGGCCATGGTTGGCTGCACTGCCATCTTCCTGGTCCTCATGCCCGACTTCACGGACCTGACCAAGGAGCGGACCTGGGCTAAGAACATCTACAGCGCCGGCAAGGCGGCTGGGGTTAAACACGCTGTGTTTTCCAGCGGGTTCAGCGCAAATGAACCTGACAAGCTTACGGTCATGAAGCCTGGTAGCTTTGTCGACACAGTCATGAGAAACAAGCAAGTCATCGAGACCGAAACCCGTACCGCCGGCTTTGAGTACTGGACCGTGTTGCGTCCTGGCAACTTCATGGCAAATTACTTCGAGCCCTTTGTCATGATGTACCCGAGCCTCGTCAAGGACGGAGTCTGGACGACGGCACTCACACCCACAACCGTCCTGCCTAAAGTCGACACGGTCACGATCGGCAGGTTCGGAGGCGAGGCGCTTCTGAACCCGGAACGCTTCCACAAAAAGGAGATCCTGTACGCCGATGAATGGCTCACCCCGGATGAGGTTATGGAGAAGCTTTCCAAGGCCGTGGGTCGAGAGCTCAAGACAAACTACCTGACTGACGAGGAGATCGACGCCCAGAAGGACACCAACCCGTTTATCACCGGGCAGCTTATTATGCGGGACATGGGAAAGCTTACTAGCCTGAAGGAGGTAAAGAAGTGGGGGATTCCTCTCAGTTCGTTTGACGAGTTTCTGGagcgggagaaggaggctgtTCGGGAGACCTATCACAAGTCTAGCTGA
- a CDS encoding Mannan endo-1,6-alpha-mannosidase yields MRLTWGSEPRLGAGALMATLLMMLNGLLAAAYELDPNSTSSITSIAKDIAADLVGMYHGHEPGGTPGLLPEPYYWWYTGAMMGSLIDYWAYTGDDEYVALTKQALLFQVGDHNDYMPLNQTRTEGNDDQGFWGLSVMSAAEYNFPHPEADEPQWLALAQAVFNTQAARWDTEHCGGGLRWQIFQWNNGYDYKNSISQACFFALGARLALFTGNSSYADWAETTYDWMEKVKFIDPKSFYVYDGAHTGNSCSKIVPYQFSYNAGGFILGAAAMYNFTESQVWKDRLDNLLEGVKIFFAGPEKNIMSEVACEPVKLCNLDQQSFKAYLSRWLAVTTQWAPYTADMIMPLLRTSAVAATKVCTGGSNKRMCGLYWTKDKFEGTTSVGQQMAALEVTLSCMIQSRPAPLTQDTGGTSKGDPGGGSADIGRTTPEVDWDPITGGDKAGASILTILLAVGLVAFTVWMFLDETSNKGVVPQFQGFSSSVVAAVTTLAAGGGLAAALGFRREKDEVREKPSMIFQTTGDHSSQTSGDKHMAVERQPIPVGVVRSGTPGQHRRVSSMPLGWPHNPTMRGSAAYDPDGTHPGSGRQSRVESERGESSSTPSSSNEANRSYIPHEIPVGTALPLFNDPNQAFDGNGKAPASVQSAEPTSNVAENNDKAVAVGGENTTVPSPEQGGISARAEATSSAEEQAHPAETPQKGKAGSPETIGVAH; encoded by the exons ATGCGTCTGACATGGGGATCGGAGCCTAGGCTCGGGGCCGGCGCGCTCATGGCGACTCTGCTGATGATGctcaatggcctcctcgccgccgcctaCGAATTGGACCCCAACTCGACTT cttccatCACGTCTATCGCAAAGGACATTGCCGCCGACTTGGTCGGCATGTATCACGGCCATGAGCCTGGCGGTACCCCAGGCCTGCTCCCCGAGCCTTACTACT GGTGGTATACCGGTGCCATGATGGGATCCCTCATCGATTACTGGGCCTACACAGGCGACGACGAATACGTTGCCCTCACCAAGCAGGCACTGCTCTTCCAAGTCGGCGACCACAACGATTACATGCCCCTCAACCAGACCAGAACCGAAGGAAACGATGATCAGGGATTCTGGGGTCTCTCCGTCATGTCGGCCGCCGAATACAATTTTCCTCATCCTGAAGCCGATGAGCCGCAATGgctcgccctcgcccaggcCGTCTTCAACACCCAAGCCGCTCGTTGGGATACCGAGCACTGTGGCGGTGGTTTGCGATGGCAGATCTTCCAG TGGAACAACGGTTACGACTACAAAAATTCCATTTCTCAAGCATGTTTCTTCGCCTTGGGCGCGCGTCTCGCCCTCTTTACCGGCAACAGCAGTTATGCAGACTGGGCCGAGACCACCTATGACTGGATGGAGAAAGTCAAATTCATCGACCCCAAGTCATTCTACGTGTATGACGGCGCTCATACTGGAAACTCGTGCTCGAAGATCGTGCCCTACCAGTTTTCGTACAACGCTGGCGGTTTCATCCTCGGCGCTGCCGCCATGTACAACTTTACCGAGAGCCAAGTCTGGAAGGATCgccttgacaacctcctcgaAGGTGTCAAGATCTTCTTTGCGGGCCCCGAAAAGAACATCATGTCAGAGGTCGCCTGTGAGCCCGTCAAACTTTGCAACCTCGATCAACAGTCTTTCAAGGCATATCTGAGCCGATGGCTAGCTGTCACTACTCAGTGGGCCCCGTACACTGCCGACATGATTATGCCTCTCCTGCGAACCTCAGCTGTCGCCGCGACGAAGGTCTGTACCGGAGGAAGCAACAAACGAATGTGTGGTCTTTACTGGACCAAGGACAAGTTTGAAGGTACTACGAGTGTCGGTCAGCAAATGGCCGCTTTGGAAGTCACTCTTTCGTGCATGATCCAGAGTCGACCCGCCCCCTTGACACAGGATACCGGAGGCACAAGTAAGGGTGACCCAGGTGGTGGCTCTGCGGATATTGGACGTACAACCCCTGAAGTCGACTGGGACCCCATTACTGGAGGAGACAAGGCAGGAGCTTCAATTCTCACAATTCTCCTCGCTGTTGGCCTCGTGGCCTTTACGGTTTGGAtgttcctcgacgagacaTCAAATAAGGGCGTTGTTCCTCAGTTCCAGGGCTTCTCATCGTCAGTTGTTGCTGCGGTTACCACTCTGGCTGCTGGTGGAGGTCTCGCCGCGGCTCTGGGTTTCAGGCGCGAGAAGGACGAGGTCCGCGAAAAGCCCAGCATGATATTCCAAACGACAGGCGACCATAGCTCTCAGACAAGCGGTGACAAGCATATGGCCGTCGAGCGTCAACCAATCCCTGTTGGGGTTGTGCGCAGCGGAACCCCCGGTCAGCATCGTCGAGTGTCCAGCATGCCTTTGGGATGGCCACATAACCCAACAATGAGAGGAAGCGCCGCATATGACCCTGACGGTACCCACCCGGGATCAGGCCGACAGTCGCGGGTAGAATCCGAACGAGGAGAGTCGAGCAGTACCCCTAGCAGCTCTAACGAGGCCAATCGAAGCTACATCCCTCACGAGATCCCGGTAGGAACCGCTCTTCCTCTGTTTAACGACCCCAACCAAGCGTTCGATGGGAATGGAAAGGCTCCGGCTAGCGTGCAATCTGCCGAGCCCACCAGTAATGTGGCCGAAAATAACGATAAAGCCGTGGCAGTTGGTGGCGAGAATACAACAGTGCCCAGCCCCGAACAGGGAGGCATATCGGCCAGAGCGGAAGCGACTTCATCTGCAGAAGAGCAGGCTCACCCTGCCGAGACTCCTCAGAAAGGCAAGGCGGGCTCACCGGAGACGATTGGAGTAGCACATTAA
- a CDS encoding Synaptobrevin 2 — protein sequence MPEQEAPYDPYIPSGQAGAQQGAGGNARTQALQAQIDDTVGVMRDNINKVSQRGERLDALQDKTDNLAVSAQGFRRGANRVRKQMWWKDMKMRMCLIVGIIILLVVIIVPIVVTKG from the exons ATGCCCGAGCAGGAAGCCCCCTACGACCCCTACATCCCCAGCGGCCAGGCCGGTGCTCAACAGGGTGCTGGCGGCAATGCCAGGACGCAGGCTCTCCAAGCT CAAATCGATGACACCGTCGGTGTGATGCGggacaacatcaacaaggttTCCCAACGTGGCGAGCGACTCGATGCCCTTCAGGACAAGACCGACAACCTGGCCGTCTCGGCGCAAGGTTTCCGCCGGGGAGCCAACAGAGTTCGCAAGCAGATGTGGTGGAAGGACATGAAGATGCGCATGTGCCTGATTGTTGGTATCATCATCCTGCTGGTAGTTATTATTGTCCCTATTG TTGTGACCAAGGGTTGA
- a CDS encoding Protein arg-6, mitochondrial produces the protein MLPAGVRRAAPAARAAVTARIATVARVGTRPAPTQDRCLTNRRALSTSRALLTSSPGRDRTREIVAQTVSSIGSKREGQQYLKLFTSVSSQKFAVIKVGGAILTEYLDELCRSLLFLYELGLYPVIVHGAGPQLNRLLEEAGVEPQFEEGIRVTDAKTLGVARKLFLEENLKLIDRLDELGVATRSISGAFMADYLDKEKWQYVGKITKVNKEAIEKSIEAGYIPVLTSMAESEDGRLLNVNADVAAAELARALEPLKVVYLSEKGGLFDGDGEKISAINLDAEFDHLMSQPWCRYGTRLKIKEIKELLDTLPRSSSVAIIHPSDLQKELFTDSGAGTLIRRGDKVQKVESVSEISDLAKFKQTLVRDREGLDAEATVDRFIDLLGEKKFSAYYDDGMQCLAVVFPVSEERPVATLATLNITKSGWLSNIAENVFAAIKKDHPSLAWTVSEEDENLTWFFEKADGSFNKNGSVLFYYGCDLRSDALIPVYDDFVAHGRAMLGDTNLESRLRSAAQTASKALNASQSRT, from the coding sequence ATGTTGCCCGCCGGTGTTCGACGAGCTGCCCCCGCGGCACGTGCCGCCGTCACTGCCCGTATCGCTACCGTCGCCCGCGTCGGCACGAGGCCTGCTCCGACCCAGGACCGATGCCTCACGAACCGACGAGCCCTCTCGACGAGCCGAGCGCTCTTGACCTCTTCGCCTGGCCGAGATAGGACCCGAGAGATTGTTGCGCAGACAGTGAGCAGCATTGGCAGCAAGCGTGAGGGCCAGCAGTACCTCAAGCTCTTCACCTCGGTCTCGTCCCAAAAGttcgccgtcatcaaggtcggTGGTGCTATCCTTACCGAGTATCTCGACGAGCTCTGCCGCAGCTTACTCTTTCTCTACGAGCTCGGCCTATATCCTGTTATTGTCCATGGTGCTGGCCCGCAGCTCAACCGCCTGCTGGAGGAGGCCGGTGTCGAGCCCCAGTTCGAGGAGGGCATCCGGGTCACCGACGCCAAGACTCTGGGTGTTGCTCGCAAGCTCTTCCTTGAGGAGAACCTGAAGCTCATTGATcgccttgatgagcttggtgttgctaCCCGATCCATCAGCGGTGCCTTCATGGCCGACTAtctcgacaaggagaagtGGCAGTATGTTGGAAAGAtcaccaaggtcaacaagGAGGCCATTGAGAAGTCCATTGAGGCTGGTTACATCCCCGTCCTGACCTCCATGGCTGAGTCTGAGGATGGCCGTCTCCTCAACGTCAACGCCGATGTCGCTGCCGCCGAACTTGCCCGTGCCCTGGAGCCCTTGAAGGTCGTGTATCTGTCTGAGAAGGGAGGACTgtttgatggtgatggcgagaAGATCTCGGCCATCAATTTGGATGCCGAGTTTGACCACCTCATGTCCCAGCCCTGGTGCCGATATGGAACGCGactcaagatcaaggagatcaaggagcttctcgacacCCTTCCTCGCAGCTCCTCGGTTGCCATCATCCACCCCAGTGATCTGCAGAAGGAGCTGTTCACCGACTCCGGTGCTGGTACCCTGATCCGCCGTGGTGACAAGGTCCAGAAGGTCGAGTCCGTCAGCGAGATCAGCGATCttgccaagttcaagcaGACCTTGGTCCGTGACCGggagggccttgatgccgaggCTACTGTTGACCGATTCATCGATCTCCTTGGTGAGAAGAAGTTCAGCGCCTACTACGATGATGGCATGCAGTGCTTGGCTGTTGTCTTTCCTGTCAGTGAGGAGCGACCTGTCGCCACTCTGGCTActctcaacatcaccaagtcTGGTTGGTTGAGCAACATTGCTGAGAACGTGTTTgccgccatcaagaaggaccACCCTAGCCTGGCCTGGACTGtcagcgaggaggacgagaacCTGACCTGGTTCTTCGAGAAGGCTGATGGAAGCTTCAACAAGAACGGAAGCGTCCTGTTCTACTACGGATGTGATCTCCGCTCCGACGCCCTCATCCCCGTCTACGACGACTTTGTCGCCCACGGCCGAGCCATGCTCGGCGACACCAACCTGGAGTCCCGGCTCCGCAGCGCCGCCCAGACTGCCAGCAAGGCTCTCAACGCCTCACAGAGCCGAACCTAA